GACTTCGGACGCTTCCGGCTCGGGCATCTACATCAAAATCGGCGAAGCGCAGAAGAAGAAAAGTCTGCTCGCCATGCCCGCATTCAACTACGTCGGCAACGCGGCCGCCGCGCCGAACCACCAGGCCCTCGGTTCTGAAATCTTCCGCGTCGTGAACAACGACCTGAGCGTCTCGGGCTATTTCCAGTTCATGAACGAAAGCGCCTTTCTGGAAGATCCCGCGAAGACCGCCATCCGTCCGAAACCGATCGACGCCAACGGTTTCACTTTCGATAGCTGGCGCCAAATCGGCGCGGAGTTTTTGATTCGCGCCTCGTATTCGATTGCGGGCGACACGCTCACGCTCGAGACTTACACGTACCACGTGCCGAAAGGCCAACTGGTCCTGGGCAAACGCTATCGCGGTGGCAAAGACGCCCTTCGCCGGATCGCGCACACCTTCGGCAACGATCTGCTGCAGGCGCTGACCGGAACTCGCGGCATGTTCCTGTCGCGCATCACCTACGGCAGCGATCGCGGCGGCGGCGGATTCAAAGAGATTTACGTTTCCGACTGGGACGGCGCGAACATCGACCGCATCACGAATCACAAATCCATCGCGCTCTCACCAGCGTGGTCACCCGACGGCAAGCGCGTGGCGTACACCGCCTTCGTTCAGCGGGCGAAAACCAAAACCCGCAACGCCGACATGTTCATCTACGAACTCCAGACCGGAAAACGCTGGCTGGTGAGTTACCGCCAAGGGATCAACTCGGGCGCGAACTTCCTGCCCGACAACAAGTCCATGCTTTTGACCCTCTCGCAGTCGGGAACACCGGATATTTACCGGATGAACTTCGACGGTGAGCTCTTGGGTAAAATCACGAACGGCCCGCGCGGCGCGATGAACGTCGAGCCCGCCATCAGCCCCGACGGCTCGAAGATCGCGTTTTCGAGTGATCGCGCGGGCAATCCCATGATCTACATCATGAATGCCGACGGTTCGAACCCGAAACGGGTCACCTTCGCCGGAAAGTACAATGCGACCCCTTCGTGGTCGCCGGATGGAAAACGGATCGCCTTCGCGGGTTGGACCTCGGGGAACTTTGACATCTTCGTCATGAATGCCGACGGCACGAATATGGTTCGCCTGACCTCGGCGAGGAAACCGAACGGGCGCCCCGCGAACAACGAGGATCCTTCGTTCTCACCCGACGGACGCTATGTGATCTACGCCTCGAATCGTACGGGACGTAACCAACTTTACATCTCGAACGTGGAAGGCACTGAAGAGCGCCGGATCACCAACGATCAGTTCAACTACTTCAAACCCAAGTGGTCGAATAACCTTGAATAGCCCAGAAGAGTGGGAAGAGCTGCACCGGTTCTTCCCCGTGACCCGCGTCTATCGCCAACGCCTCGAGTCCGCGAAGAATCGCGCGGATCTGGATTTGGCGGCCCGCCTACGCTTGCAAAAAACCGAAGACTTCCTGCAAGTCGTGACGGACACGCACTTCCAGAAACGTTCGGCCGCCGAAATTCATTTGAACTGGTCGATGACCACCGAAAGCCGTTTGCAAACGGCGCTCATGGCCGTCGCGGACGAAGCGGGTCAGCGCGCCGATCCCCCGTGGGCGGTCTTCGCCTACGGAAAACTCGGCAGCTTCGAGCTCAACCTCAGCTCGGATGTCGATCTGGTCTGGATCCGCGCCCCCGGCCGCGCCGAAGACACCGACGAATCGAACACCATGAAGAACAACGGCGCTCGGCAGCTGCGACATCTGCTGGCCGACGTCACCGAATGGGGTTTCGCCCACCGTTTGGATTTCGATCTGCGGGCGGGTGGACGTCTTGGCCCCCTCGTCTCGGGCCTTGATGAATGGACCGATTACTTTTCGAACTTCGGTGAAGCCTGGGAGCGCCTGGCATTCGTTCGGTTCCGCCCGATCTGGGGATCCGCCGACATCACGACGAACGCCATGGCGGCCTCGGCGAAATTCACCTATCGTCGCTATCTCGATTTCTCGCTGATGGAGTCCTTCAAAGAGCTGCGCCAGAAAATTCACGAGCAAAACTGGACGCGTTCGAAAGAAGGACAAATCGATTTGAAGCTCGGTCTGGGCGGAATCCGCGACCTGGAGCTTTTCGTGCATACCTTGCAAGTCGTCTACGGCGGAAAATCCCAAGCCGTGCGATTGACCTCCACTACGGGAGCCTTGCAAGAGCTGCAAAAGATCGGTGCCCTGACCGCCACGGACGCCGAGTTTTTGGAAACGCACTATTGGCATATGCGCCAACTGGAGAATTTGGTCCAAGCGCGCGAAGACCAGCAGACCCACATCCTGATCGAAAGCGACTGGCGCGACTACGCGCCGACGCTGGATCTGAAGCTTCTGCGCGAAGGCATGCAACACTGCCAAGAGATCGTGACCGGGTTTTTAGGTCCCGTGGATCCGCAGCGCCGCAGCCTTCCCGACTCCGAAACGGATCGCCACCATTGGCTGCAAGGCTTGGGACTACGGGAAGAGCTGATCGAATCGGTGTGGAAACCCCTGCTCGAGCAGGAAGTCTTCAGCCGTCAGAAAGATCGCGACGACCGTTGGCGGAAAGCCTTCCTTTACCAGGCCCTCGAACGCGCCAGCCAACTGGGATTGGATGTGAATGAGCTGCTGCCGCGACTGAGCGAATTCGTGCGCAAGATCCGCGCGAAGGCGACGCTTTTCCATCTGCTCGCTCACCGGCCCGAGCTCATCGGTCATCTGGTCCGGTTGATGAGCCAATCGGATTACCTCGGACAGATCCTGATTCATCGACCCGAGCTGCTGGATAGTTTCATTTACCAGCAGCGCCCGGAGATCGGTGAAAACCTCGACAAAGAACAGATGCACCAGATTCTGCGCGATCAGAAACTCTTGAGCGAGCTGGGCGCGGGTTTGGATTTTTTGGCCAGCGGTGATTTGGAATCCGTCTTGAAACCCCAAACCTCCACGGCGGATTCGATCTGTCAGGAAATTTTGCGCGGCCTGAAACGCGAGTTCCATTCGGATCTCGAAATCCTGGCCCTCGGAAAATGGGGCGCGGGCGAACTGGGGCTCGCCTCGGATCTGGATTTCATTTTCATCAGCTCTCGCGTGCCGGAAGCCGTCGACCACCAGATCGCGCGGCGTTTTCTGACCTTCCTGACCCAATCGCCGACGCTGTATCCGGTCGACCTGCGACTGAAACCGAATTCCGGCGTGCTCGTCACCACCTGGGACGACTTACACGAATTTTTGCTGAACGAAGCACCGGCCTGGCAGCGACAAGTTTACCTGCGTTCGCGGACATTGGATCACGTCGGTCCCGATCCGCGTTGCGCCCGTATCTTTCAGGATCTGGCGGATCGCGGACTCAGCGAAACGGAGCTCGCCGAGCTCGAGGTCATTCGCCAAAACCTTATCGCGCAGAACGCGAAAAAGGATGCGATCAAATTTGGCGCGGGCGGCCTCGTGGAAATCGAACTCGCCGTCCAGACCGCGATCCTTTTCCACCGCGTGCGCATTTCCGAGGCGTCGACAAAAGCCCATTTCCAAGCCCTCGAAGACGCACATCCCGAATGGAAAAAACAGGCTCCCGCGCTGTGGCAAAACTATCGTGACCTGCGTAAATTGGGTCTGCTCAAACGCGTAGCCGCAGGCTCAAACTCATTGAAAATCCAAGATAATTCCAGTGACCTGATGTTCCAGAACACCGCGCTCTTGCAGCTTCTTGACCCTCGTCAGGGCGCCCGCTAGCACAAAGTTATGAAAAACCACATGATGAAAGCTTTCTGGATTTACGTCGTTGCGTTGGCCCTGTTCGCATTTTCGTTTCCGACATTTGCAGCCGAGCCCAAAGCAACCACCAAAAAAGAAGCTCCCGCTAAGAAAGGCAAAGACATGATCGCCGTTTTCGAAACCAACAAAGGCACTTTCAAAATTAAACTCTTCGCGGACAAAGCGCCGAAGACCGTCGAAAACTTCGTGGGCCTGGCGGAAGGCACCAAAGAATACAAAGATCCGAAGTCCGGAAAAATGACCAAGGGCAAATACTACGACGGGCTGGTTTTCCACCGCGTGATCCCGAACTTCATGATCCAAGGTGGCGACATCTTGGGTAACGGAACCGGCGGCCCCGGTTATACTTTCGGCGACGAAATCGTTCCCGAGCTGAAGCACAGCAAACCCGGAATCCTCTCCATGGCGAACGCGGGTCCCGGCACCAACGGTAGCCAGTTCTTCGTGACCGTGGCGGCGACGCCCTGGCTCGACGGCAAACACACCGTTTTCGGTGAAGTCACTGAAGGCATGGATATCGTGAACGCGATTTCGATGGCACGCACTCAACCCGGCGACCGCCCCGTTGAGCCCATCGTGATCAACCACCTGAAAATCGAGCGGAAGTAGTCCGCCTCCAGTGGCCTCGGCCACTGTCCAAAGTCTTTACACCTGGCTGCCGAAGCGCAGGTGACATTCAAAGCCCCAGCTTTCTAAATTGCTGAAAGTTGGGGTTTTTTTTATGCCTTGAGCGGCCTCCGCCTTGCTGTTGTCAGGGCTAAGGAGTCACCCGCCCATGCCCCGTACGTTTGCCCCTTATCGGACCCTGCTCGCCGTATTGACCTGCCTGTTAGGTCTGCTGTTGGCATTTCCGGATCTCGCGAGCGCACAGGCCTTATCGACTCTCGGTCGCGGCAACGCCTATTTCGGTCGCGGTGCCGGCGTCTTCTCTTTGGAAAAGCTGCGCGCCGCGGGCGTGACCGAAGTCAAAACCCTGGCTGGCCAAAAGGAAATGACCCTGGTCTTCATGGGCGCAAATGGCAAAGCCCTTCGTCAATTCGTCTGGCAAAGAACCGCGCCCAAAACTTTAGAGGAGTTCCGTCCCTCCAAAGTTCGCCAATGGCTGAAAACCATGAAGTCGAACTCGGGCTCGATCCTGACCTCAAAAGTGCGCCACTTCCCGTTCGAAGCCGCCGCGTTCTTCACCGCCATCGGCGCGATCAATATGTACGACCTGATTTTCCACTATCAACATAACCCGGTCATCATGAAGCAGTTCGGTGAGAGCCAAATGGATCCCGTCACGCACGTGAGTTTCATGGCTTTCATGGCGGCGAATGGGATGACGTCGGAGCCTCTGCAAGAGGTCATGCGTAACCCGCGTCTACATTACTTTCTGCCCTACTTCGGAATGTCCATGGGGATGATGGCCTCGAACATCGTTCACGATGTGTGGGCCTCGAAGATGCTTCGCGCCTGCGCGAAATCAATGTTCAGCAACAATCCCGACGTCGACATGGCCTGCGATCAGGCCTGGGACGATATGAACAAGCACTGGAACGACAAATGGGGACAGTACGCCACGGGCTGGCTGTCCATGATGGGATCCACCGCCATCGGCGGCGCGGTCGACTGGCTGGCGGGAACCGCCGCCCGGCGCGCACTGCAGTTTGCGGGACTCGAACTCGCCTTCAGCTTCGGCACGGGCGGAATGTCCATGGCCGCGCGTTTCGCTTGGACCGTCGTGAAGAACGTGCAGTTCCTGGCGCTCGATTTCTGGCTACGACAACCGATCGAAACGGTTTGGCTCAACGTCTTCGGTAAGGCCTCCGAACTCAATAGTACCGCGATGTGTTTAGGTACGCTTCACCAGATGCACCGGCTACAGACCCACGCAGGAACGCATCCACGCAAAGCCGCATTCGACCTGATGAAATCGAAGTTCTGCGGCGAGGAACTGATCCCCGCGCTGCAAACCTACTCACGCTTGAGCCAAGAGTGGCGCATGGAAAACATGAAGCAGACTCTGGCCGCGCACCAGAACTGGCAGATGTACCTGGCCAACTTCGCCGGTCACTACCGCAGCACGCGTCTTTTCTATCAGCATTTGACCGACCAGATCTGGAAGAAGAACTACGGTTCGAACGGTCAGCCTTCGCCCCTCGATCAGACGAACAACTTCTTCGGCGTTCTGCCCGACGGCGCCACCGAAGTGGACTGGACGCTTTACCTTCAAGACATCCGTCCCTTGGAAGAGGCCCAGCGGAAGCGCATCCAAAAGGTCGCGGCGAAATGGCTACTCTTCAAAAATACGGAAATCTTCAATCAGCTCGTGATCATGGAACAGCGCCGCTACGAACGTTTCATCGGTCGCCTGGCTTCCTCGGAAGTGAGTGAGATCCGCAAAGCGTTGGAAGAACTCAACCTCAGCATGCCTGACCAAGACCCTTCGGCCGTGCGTCCCCCCATTGGATATCTGACCGACTACGGCCCTTCCAGTGAAGAGTATCGCGCCATCATGGAGACGATTGTCAAAGACCTCGGACGCCCCCGTCCCGTCTCGAGTCCCGGTGAAGGTTTCCTGAAAGCGTGGGCCCAATGGCAAGGACGCGATCGCGAGGCCGAAACGAGCGGTGCGATCCAACCTTTCGCGCGTCAACATGGACCGATCACCACCTTGTCTGCACCGGAGTATATGGCCGCGGCCATGACCGCCGGACCCGATATCGAAAAAGACGGACAACTGATCAACCGCTCTCGCTGGGGAGGGATGGCGCAGTTCAATCCGCCCTCGATCCTTTTCGACGGCGAAATCACCTACAGCAACAACCTACCCTTGCGCTCCGACAATCGCGGTTACGAAACCATCTTCTCGAAGCTGGGCCGTCATTCGAAATTCGAGTGTCAGAAACAATCGCGTCACGAATGTATGGCGCCGACCTGGAAATGGCTGAGCAGTGGCTGGGTTCGCCCCAGCGTGATGGATAAAAGCGGGAACCATATGGCGAAATGGTGGGCCGAAAAAGTCGAGCCGCCCTACCTTGACGCTTGGTACGAGTTCGAAACGGAATACGAAACCGTCGTGAAACAATACGCACAACAGCTGCTGGACATCGGCCAACACTGGTCGAACGGAACGGGCTTCGCCAACGCCGGTGTCGCGAGCCTCGAACAGGAGCGGGCAACTTATCTGACTTTCGTGAACGACTATATGATCGCACGCACCGGCAAAGAGCTGACCATCATTGATGCCCCCTACCGCATGCATAACCGCGCGGCCGAAGAGGTCAAAGATCTGCGCCCCGAACTCGACAAGTACATGAAGTCTTGGGACGAAGTGATTTCGTACCTGCCCCGCATGAAAACGGATCTGAATGAACAAATGGACGCCGCGAAAGGCGTGCTTCTCTCGCGCGTGCCGAACGAAAAGCTCGAAGAGGGCGTGAAGAAGATGGACGAAGCACTGGACGAGGTCTTGAAGGGACTGGGGATCGCCGAAGATACCCAAAACCCCCAAGAGCAAGTCGCCCTCGTCACTCTACGCGCGTTGAAAAACACGCACCAAGAGATCTTGGATTACGGACTCGTTCTGAATACCGCAAGCTACTCGGAAAACCACGCCCTGAACGGAAAACCGCAGAAGCAGCGCTGCCTCAACCTGCCCTCTTCGGGAGGTGCGGCGAACTTCCGCGGCCAGAATACGAAGGGGTGCCCTTAATTTGCGGGGTGTCCAAGACTTAAACGGTGGCCCCCACGCGGGAATGAATATCTCGTCACTGGTGAGGGCATAGGAATTGATATTGAAACCAATTAACAGAGGTCTTTAAACATGAAAACGACAGCTTTGTCCTTGTTGCTCATCCTGCCCGTAACCCTTTCCGCACTGACCGTGCATGCGGCCCCCTCGGCCCGTGAGCGCGCCCGTCAAGAGCAGATCGAACGCGAAACGCGCGAAGCCCAAAAGGTCCGTCAGGGCCAGGTTCGTGACCAACGCGCCAGCGGACAACGTGAAGATGCCGATTACTCGGTGACATCGTATCTGTCGCAGATCTCGGGCGGTAAAGTCGACAGCATGCAGCTGGATATGGCTCGCCGGACTCAATATATGGTTGAAGTTCCCAACCGCAGCGGCACTTCGTCGAAGGCCGTCGAAGTGAAAGTCACCGAGCTCGCGGACCAGCTTTCGAAAAATATCACGGCCTTGGAAAAGGTCCGTCTGGAAGTTCTGACTCCCGAGCAACTTTCGCTGCACAACTCGAAAATCGAGTTGGGTAAAGCGACCGTGCAACTGCTGACCCTGGCTTCGAAACGTTATGAAGGTTCGGACGCCGATATGGTTCTGGCCCGCGACGCTTACGCTCGCCAGGTCGAAACCGCGGTGAAGATCGCTTCGAAAGAGTCCATCGCCACGGCGGAAGAAGTCGCCCAACACATGGAATTCGTGACCGCGATGAACCGCGAAAAAGAACTGAACGCGGGACTGACGGACGCGGAAGCGACCATGCTCGGCGTGCGCAAAGCTTACCGCGAAGGTTTCGAGCGTCGCTGCAAAGACGGTTCGTGCAAAGTCCCCTCGGACGCGGTGCTGGAAGCCGGTGCGAAAACTCGCATGAAAGACATGAAAGAGTGCATCTAATTTCACGTCACCGCTTCGCGGTCGACGCTGAATATCTCTCTGTTTGAAAGGCGGCCCCCGGGTCGCCTTTTTCATTTTTGGAATTCGACCTAAAATTCGTCGAAAGGGCTATCACCCGTGACGAAAAGGATTTCAATCCGCCGGTTCTTCGCACGGCTCTCTTCATCCTTATTCGGGGCCAGCGGACGCTGATCGGCGTAAGAGACCGCCGCCAGGCGCGACTCGGGAATCGAATGAACCTTGGCCAGGTAACGTACAACCTGGGTCGCCCGCGCACTGCCCAGCTCCCAGTTGGAGTCAAACTGTCCGCCCGCGGGAATGGCCTGGTCGTCGGTATGCCCTTCCACGAGCATCTTGAACTGATTCCCCTTCATGAGTTGCGCGATCTTATCCAGAACCGGCAAAGCCTCGCGACGGATCTTCGCGGAACCCGTGGGAAACAGCATCGATGCCGCCAGCGACATGCGCACGCCGAAGAGGTCATGACGTAAACTCGTGACGGTCTGCTTTTCAGCGTCCGTGAATTTTCCGCCGATCTCTTTTTCCAACTTCTCTTGATATTCGGCGTTCGAAGCCAAGCGCTCTTGGCTATCGGCGGATGCCCGCGGCGTTTCCAAACCGGCTTGCTGCGCCAAGGTCGGCGCGCCACCGCCAGGTCCGCCCCCCCCGCCACCGGGAGCGCCGCTCGCCGGAAGCTTCAGATTTTCGCGGATCGACTCTTCGAATTTTTTCTCTTTTTCGACGTTCTGTGAGGAGGTGGCGTAAAGCACGACGAAGAACGCGAACAATAGCGTGATGAAGTCGGCATAGCTCACCAACCAGCGTTCATGATTTTCGTGTTCTTCGTGGGCCTTACTTTTTCTTCTCATATGACGAACCCAGGTACGCGCGTAATTTCATTTCAAGAAGCGCGGGGCTCAGGCCCGCCTGGATTCCGAGCGCGCCGGCGATGATCATCTGGCGGCCCTTCATGTCTTGTTGGATTTTGCGTTTAAGCTTGTTGCCGAGGGGCAAGAATAGAAGATTCGCGAAGCCCACGCCGTAAACGGTCGCGACGAAAGCGACCGCGATCCCGCCGCCGAGCTTACTGGTATCGGTCAAATTTCCCATCACGTGGA
Above is a genomic segment from Pseudobdellovibrionaceae bacterium containing:
- the tolB gene encoding Tol-Pal system beta propeller repeat protein TolB; translated protein: MDDAPTAPTGGPAPVDGGSATSDASGSGIYIKIGEAQKKKSLLAMPAFNYVGNAAAAPNHQALGSEIFRVVNNDLSVSGYFQFMNESAFLEDPAKTAIRPKPIDANGFTFDSWRQIGAEFLIRASYSIAGDTLTLETYTYHVPKGQLVLGKRYRGGKDALRRIAHTFGNDLLQALTGTRGMFLSRITYGSDRGGGGFKEIYVSDWDGANIDRITNHKSIALSPAWSPDGKRVAYTAFVQRAKTKTRNADMFIYELQTGKRWLVSYRQGINSGANFLPDNKSMLLTLSQSGTPDIYRMNFDGELLGKITNGPRGAMNVEPAISPDGSKIAFSSDRAGNPMIYIMNADGSNPKRVTFAGKYNATPSWSPDGKRIAFAGWTSGNFDIFVMNADGTNMVRLTSARKPNGRPANNEDPSFSPDGRYVIYASNRTGRNQLYISNVEGTEERRITNDQFNYFKPKWSNNLE
- a CDS encoding peptidylprolyl isomerase, with product MIAVFETNKGTFKIKLFADKAPKTVENFVGLAEGTKEYKDPKSGKMTKGKYYDGLVFHRVIPNFMIQGGDILGNGTGGPGYTFGDEIVPELKHSKPGILSMANAGPGTNGSQFFVTVAATPWLDGKHTVFGEVTEGMDIVNAISMARTQPGDRPVEPIVINHLKIERK
- a CDS encoding OmpA family protein — encoded protein: MRRKSKAHEEHENHERWLVSYADFITLLFAFFVVLYATSSQNVEKEKKFEESIRENLKLPASGAPGGGGGGPGGGAPTLAQQAGLETPRASADSQERLASNAEYQEKLEKEIGGKFTDAEKQTVTSLRHDLFGVRMSLAASMLFPTGSAKIRREALPVLDKIAQLMKGNQFKMLVEGHTDDQAIPAGGQFDSNWELGSARATQVVRYLAKVHSIPESRLAAVSYADQRPLAPNKDEESRAKNRRIEILFVTGDSPFDEF